In Microbacterium maritypicum, the following are encoded in one genomic region:
- a CDS encoding NAD(P)-binding domain-containing protein produces the protein MSILDSLVIGAGQAGLSASFHLSRLGISHVVLDADERPGGAWQHRWDALTMSDVHGVAELPGDTPPPRDGARANVAVPDYFATYERTHALPVLRPVHVERVEDEDGLLVVRAREGEWTTRTLVNATGTWSHPFLPHYPGMETFVGEQLHTVDYPGPEHFLGKRVLVVGGGASAVQFLGALAPITDTLWVTRREPVWRNDDFTPEAGAAAVALVEQRVAAGLPPESVVSVTGLMLRPQEREAERLGAYAARRPMFERIEPDGVRWADGSFEHVDVILWATGFRPAISHLAPLHLRSAAGGIQLDRNGRGTTAVADPRVQLVGYGPSASTIGANRAGRSAAKGVQRALRSAGASVTSG, from the coding sequence GTGAGCATCCTCGACAGTCTGGTGATCGGCGCAGGGCAGGCCGGCCTCTCGGCGTCCTTCCACCTGTCGCGGCTCGGCATCTCGCACGTCGTCCTCGACGCGGATGAGCGACCTGGAGGCGCCTGGCAGCATCGCTGGGACGCCCTGACGATGAGCGACGTGCACGGTGTCGCCGAGTTGCCCGGCGACACGCCTCCGCCGCGTGACGGAGCCCGTGCCAACGTGGCCGTCCCCGACTACTTCGCGACATACGAGCGCACTCATGCACTCCCGGTGCTCCGACCGGTGCACGTGGAACGCGTCGAGGACGAAGACGGACTCCTTGTCGTGCGAGCGCGGGAGGGGGAGTGGACGACCCGCACGCTGGTGAACGCGACGGGGACGTGGTCGCATCCGTTCCTCCCGCACTACCCCGGGATGGAGACCTTCGTCGGAGAGCAGCTGCACACGGTCGACTATCCCGGCCCCGAGCACTTCCTCGGCAAGCGGGTACTCGTGGTGGGCGGTGGGGCGTCCGCGGTGCAGTTCCTCGGTGCCCTCGCCCCGATCACCGACACGCTCTGGGTCACCCGTCGGGAACCCGTGTGGCGGAACGACGACTTCACGCCCGAAGCCGGTGCGGCCGCGGTCGCTCTGGTCGAGCAGCGCGTCGCCGCAGGACTCCCTCCCGAGAGCGTGGTCAGCGTCACCGGACTCATGCTGCGCCCGCAGGAACGCGAAGCCGAGCGTCTGGGCGCCTATGCCGCACGTCGCCCGATGTTCGAGCGCATCGAGCCCGACGGCGTGCGCTGGGCCGACGGCAGCTTCGAGCACGTCGACGTCATCCTCTGGGCCACGGGTTTCCGTCCGGCCATCAGCCACCTGGCGCCCCTGCACTTGCGCAGCGCGGCCGGCGGCATCCAGCTCGACCGGAACGGCCGCGGCACGACCGCGGTCGCCGACCCGCGGGTGCAGCTGGTCGGTTACGGGCCGTCGGCGAGCACGATCGGCGCCAATCGTGCCGGGCGTTCGGCGGCGAAAGGTGTGCAGCGCGCGCTGCGGTCCGCCGGGGCGAGCGTCACCAGCGGTTGA
- a CDS encoding SDR family oxidoreductase, which yields MSRIIVFGGHGRIALLLAPLLVARGDEVTGVIRNPEHASDVEATGAEALVADIENLDVDELAEIIRGHDAVVWSAGAGGGSPERTYAVDRDAAQRSMDAAERAGVRRYVMVSWLGSTADHGVPEGDSFFPYADAKWAADEHLRGSGLEGTILAPGTLTFDEPTARIQIDPAGSGAVSRADVAGVIAASLHGPCTIGRTIRFGNGDAATAVPITEALGC from the coding sequence ATGTCGCGCATCATCGTCTTCGGCGGCCACGGCCGCATCGCCCTTCTGCTCGCGCCACTGCTCGTCGCTCGCGGTGATGAGGTCACCGGCGTGATCCGCAACCCGGAGCACGCCTCCGATGTCGAAGCGACGGGGGCCGAGGCCCTCGTCGCGGATATCGAGAATCTCGACGTGGACGAGCTCGCCGAGATCATCCGCGGGCACGACGCGGTCGTGTGGTCGGCCGGTGCCGGTGGCGGATCACCGGAGCGCACGTACGCGGTGGATCGTGACGCCGCTCAGCGATCGATGGATGCGGCCGAGCGGGCGGGCGTCCGCCGCTACGTGATGGTGTCGTGGCTCGGATCCACGGCCGATCACGGTGTCCCGGAGGGCGACTCCTTCTTCCCGTACGCGGATGCGAAGTGGGCGGCCGACGAGCATCTGCGCGGCAGCGGGTTGGAAGGCACGATCCTCGCTCCCGGCACGCTCACGTTCGACGAGCCGACCGCGCGGATCCAGATCGACCCAGCGGGCAGCGGAGCCGTGTCGCGGGCAGACGTCGCCGGGGTCATCGCCGCATCGCTCCACGGACCGTGCACCATCGGCCGCACGATCCGTTTCGGCAACGGCGACGCCGCCACGGCGGTGCCGATCACCGAGGCGCTCGGCTGCTGA
- a CDS encoding DUF2804 domain-containing protein: MPTPLIEREITAPVSLTTPDGALNRDALGWSRTPLHDTSGIPGRGRWGRNKRWEYWNVMTPSHIIAFTVSCVDYLALHEVWVLDRATGEDIGSTVISPGARSATLPPSLGDGPVRARTRRITLDVDEVFDGTRLRGTAPRVSFDLLAARPLEHESLGVVVPWRRGDDIRRFQYTVKDVARPTTGSIAIDGTAHDVPVGSWAVLDHGRGRWPYQVRWNWAAGSGIVDGRTIGLQLGAKWTDGSGATENALLVDGRLSKISEELVWDYDPEQFMRPWQVHGATADLTFTPFYDKMSRTNALVIASRTDQLFGVWSGWVHDDTGTPVRVDGIEGFAEEVLNRW; the protein is encoded by the coding sequence ATGCCCACACCGCTGATCGAGCGCGAGATCACCGCGCCCGTCTCGCTCACGACTCCCGACGGGGCACTGAACCGCGATGCGCTCGGCTGGTCTCGAACGCCTCTGCACGACACATCCGGCATCCCCGGTCGAGGCCGCTGGGGGCGCAACAAGCGCTGGGAGTACTGGAACGTGATGACGCCGTCGCACATCATCGCGTTCACCGTGTCGTGCGTCGACTACCTGGCGCTGCACGAGGTCTGGGTACTCGACCGGGCGACCGGCGAGGACATCGGATCGACCGTGATCTCCCCCGGAGCGCGCTCCGCGACGCTGCCGCCATCGCTCGGGGACGGCCCGGTGCGGGCCCGGACCCGCCGCATCACGCTCGACGTCGACGAGGTGTTCGACGGCACGCGTCTGCGCGGCACCGCTCCTCGCGTGTCCTTCGACCTGCTCGCCGCGCGGCCGCTCGAGCACGAGTCACTCGGCGTGGTCGTGCCCTGGCGTCGGGGGGACGACATCCGCCGGTTCCAGTACACCGTGAAGGATGTGGCGCGGCCGACGACCGGCAGCATCGCCATCGACGGCACCGCCCACGACGTGCCGGTGGGCAGCTGGGCGGTGCTCGACCACGGACGCGGGCGCTGGCCGTATCAGGTGCGGTGGAACTGGGCCGCCGGTAGCGGCATCGTCGACGGCCGCACGATCGGGTTGCAGCTCGGCGCGAAGTGGACGGATGGCTCCGGGGCCACCGAGAACGCCCTGCTCGTCGACGGGCGCCTGTCGAAGATCAGCGAGGAACTCGTGTGGGACTACGACCCCGAGCAGTTCATGCGCCCCTGGCAGGTGCACGGTGCGACCGCCGACCTCACGTTCACACCGTTCTACGACAAGATGTCACGTACGAATGCGCTGGTCATCGCGAGTCGGACCGATCAGCTGTTCGGCGTCTGGTCGGGTTGGGTGCACGACGACACGGGTACGCCGGTGCGCGTCGACGGCATCGAGGGCTTCGCCGAAGAGGTGCTCAACCGCTGGTGA